The Panicum virgatum strain AP13 chromosome 5K, P.virgatum_v5, whole genome shotgun sequence genome has a window encoding:
- the LOC120708053 gene encoding ras-related protein Rab7 — translation MASRRRTLLKVIILGDSGVGKTSLMNQYVNKKFSNQYKATIGADFLTKEVQFEDRLFTLQIWDTAGQERFQSLGVAFYRGADCCVLVYDVNSMKSFDNLNNWREEFLIQASPSDPDNFPFVLLGNKVDIDGGNSRVVSEKKAKAWCASKGNIPYFETSAKEGTNVEDAFQCIVKNALKNEPEEELYVPDTVDVVGGNRAQRSSGCC, via the exons ATGGCCTCGCGACGGCGCACGCTCCTCAAGGTCATCATCCTCGGCGACAGCGG GGTCGGGAAGACTTCGCTGATGAACCA ATATGTGAACAAGAAGTTCAGCAATCAGTACAAGGCTACGATCGGCGCCGACTTCCTCACCAAGGAGGTGCAGTTCGAGGACAGGCTCTTCACTCTTCAG ATATGGGATACTGCTGGACAGGAAAGGTTTCAGAGTCTTGGTGTTGCATTCTATCGTGGAGCTGATTGTTGTGTTCTAGTTTATGATGTCAACTCTATGAAATCATTTGATAATCTGAACAACTGGCGTGAAGAATTTCTAATTCAG GCTAGCCCATCTGATCCCGATAACTTCCCTTTTGTTCTGCTTGGAAACAAAGTTGATATTGATGGTGGCAACAGCCGTGTG GTCTCTGAGAAAAAGGCAAAGGCTTGGTGTGCCTCAAAAGGCAACATACCTTACTTTGAGACATCTGCCAAAGAAGGAACTAATGTGGAAGATGCTTTTCAATGCATTGTAAAAAATGCCCTGAAGAATGAACCTGAAGAAGAATT GTATGTGCCTGACACTGTCGATGTGGTGGGTGGCAACCGGGCCCAAAGGTCATCAGGCTGCTGTTAA
- the LOC120708054 gene encoding proline-rich receptor-like protein kinase PERK3: MSAPAPSSPATPVTPPTPVPPTPAPVPPTPAPVPPTPSPVPPTPAPVPPTPSPLPPTPAPVPPTPSPLPPTPSPVPPTPSPLPPTPSPLPPSPPPPVVTPSPPPPVPVPTPSPPPPATVPTASPPPPATVPTPSPPPPATVPTPSPPPPVRQPPPPPPSDVPTSPPPPTGVPASPAPPPPSHLSVPPPPPPSSPGTPPTSSPSKSTVNGTAVGIGVAVGAVVLLGLVAGLIYFFVGRKRRRRPPPSQGGYPAEFYDPRRPVTPPHMSHAASTTPPSSSTPPLMHSWQSSRGPSEPPMPPLNPSPAMTGGTFGYDDLAAATDGFSDANLLGQGGFGHVYRGTLGGQEVAIKKLRAGSGQGDREFRAEVEIISRVHHKNLVSLVGYCLYGEQRLLVYEYVPNKTLEFHLHGSGRPALDWPRRWKIAVGSAKGLAYLHEDCHPKIIHRDIKAANILLDYNYEPKVADFGLAKYQAAEVTAVSTRVMGTFGYLAPEYAATGKVSDRSDVFSFGVMLLELITGRKPIMASSAYQPETLVSWARPLLTRAVEEENYDELIDPRLETNYDAYDMARLIACAAAAVRQTARSRPRMTQIVRYLEGELSVEDLNAGVRPGQSAMQRSGGTTDQIGRLRRMAFGPGAGGSTTGTGAGTITEYASSEFSDPTSEYGLNPSSEYTASSGGDTGEVPAAAQGQGQQWSGRRAAGDTERMSRRTTGRRGQT, encoded by the exons ATGTCCgctccggcgccgtcgtcgccggccacgCCGGTGACCCCGCCTACACCGGTGCCGCCAACTCCCGCGCCGGTGCCGCCAACTCCCGCGCCGGTGCCGcccacgccatcgccggtgCCGCCAACTCCAGCGCCGGTGCCGcccacgccatcgccgctgccgccaactCCAGCGCCGGTGCCCcccacgccatcgccgctgccgcccacgccgtcgccggtgccccccacgccatcgccgctgccgcccacgccgtcgccgctgccgccgtcgcccccaccgccggtgGTGACACCGTCCCCACCTCCGCCAGTGCCCGTCCCGACgccatctcctcctccaccggcgACCGTGCCAACGgcatctcctcctccgccagcgACCGTTCCAAcaccatctcctcctccaccggcgACCGTTCCGACAccatctcctccgccgcctgtacgccagcctcctcctcctcctcctagtGACGTCCCCACTTCTCCGCCACCCCCTACCGGCGTCCCAGCGTCacccgcgcctcctccgccgtcgcATCTGTCCGTGCCTCCACCCCCGCCGCCCTCGTCGCCAGGAACGCCACCGACTTCGTCCCCCTCCAAGTCGACAGTCAACGGCACCGCGGTGGGCATAGGCGTGGCCGTCGGGGCGGTGGTCCTGCTCGGCCTCGTTGCCGGGCTCATCTACTTCTTCGTAGGAaggaagcgccgccgccgcccgcctccgtcGCAGGGGGGGTACCCAG CCGAGTTCTACGACCCGCGGCGGCCGGTGACGCCGCCGCACATGTCGCAcgcggcgtcgacgacgccgccgtcgtcctcgacgccgccgctgaTGCACTCGTGGCAGAGCAGCCGCGGGCCGTCCGAGCCCCCGATGCCGCCGCTGaacccgtcgccggcgatgacGGGCGGCACGTTCGGGTACGACGacctggcggcggcgacggacggGTTCTCGGACGCGAACCTGCTCGGGCAGGGTGGGTTCGGGCACGTGTACCGCGGCACGCTGGGCGGGCAGGAGGTGGCCATCAAGAAGCTGCGCGCCGGGAGCGGGCAGGGCGACCGCGAGTTCCGCGCCGAGGTGGAGATCATCAGCCGCGTCCACCACAAGAACCTCGTCTCCCTCGTCGGCTACTGCCTCtacggcgagcagcggctgcTCGTCTACGAGTACGTCCCCAACAAGACCCTCGAGTTCCACCTCCACG GGAGCGGCAGGCCGGCGCTGGACTGGCCACGGCGGTGGAAGATCGCCGTCGGCTCGGCGAAGGGGCTCGCCTATCTGCACGAGGATT GTCATCCAAAGATTATCCATCGTGACATCAAGGCGGCCAACATCCTTCTGGATTACAACTACGAGCCGAAG GTTGCAGATTTTGGGTTGGCCAAATACCAAGCAGCTGAGGTCACAGCTGTTTCTACGCGCGTAATGGGAACTTTCGG ATATTTGGCGCCAGAGTACGCTGCCACAGGTAAAGTGAGCGACCGGTCCGACGTCTTCTCTTTCGGCGTGATGCTTCTGGAACTGATCACAGGGAGGAAACCTATCATGGCATCTTCAGCTTATCAGCCTGAGACGTTAGTTTCCTGG GCTAGGCCCTTGCTGACAAGAGCTGTGGAGGAGGAGAACTACGACGAGCTGATCGACCCGAGGCTGGAGACCAACTACGACGCGTACGACATGGCGCGGCTGATCGcgtgcgccgcggccgccgtgcgcCAGACCGCGCGGTCACGCCCGCGGATGACCCAG ATCGTCCGGTACCTGGAGGGCGAGCTGTCGGTGGAGGACCTGAACGCCGGCGTGAGGCCTGGGCAGAGCGCGATGCAGCGGTCGGGCGGCACGACGGACCAGATCGGCCGGCTGCGGCGGATGGCGTTCGGgccgggcgccggcgggagcaccaccggcaccggcgccggcaccatcaCGGAGTACGCGAGCAGCGAGTTCAGCGACCCCACCAGCGAGTACGGGCTGAACCCCTCCAGCGAGTACACGGCCAGCAGCGGCGGTGACACGGGCGAGGTGCCCGCGGCCGCGCAGGGCCAGGGCCAGCAGTGGTCCGgcaggcgcgcggccggcgacaCCGAGAGGATGAGCCGGCGCACCACCGGCAGACGCGGCCAGACGTGA